A stretch of Macadamia integrifolia cultivar HAES 741 chromosome 7, SCU_Mint_v3, whole genome shotgun sequence DNA encodes these proteins:
- the LOC122083126 gene encoding polygalacturonase-like, translating into MEMKKPMNFLLFLLFLFFSPSTGSSIYNVVSLGARPNIRTDSAHAFLQAWAMACGSANPATIYVPPGQYYLGQAHFVGNCRNTDITIQIDGTLVAPANYRVVGNAGSWIMFEGVVGVSIYGGTIDGQGSGFWACKASGNTCPDGATNLGFTNSKNIVINGLKSLNSQMFHIVIDRCENVNIQKVMVMAPGNSPNTDGIHVEMSTDVTISGANIRTGDDCISIGPGTSNLWIESIACGPGHGISIGSLGWNLKEPGVQNVTVKTVTFSGSQNGFRIKSWARPSYGFVKGVLFQDGIMENVNNPIIIDQNYCPHGEDCPGQVSGVKISEVTYKNIHGTSATEVAMKFDCSSQNPCSGIELEDVNLTYQNQIATSSCTNAVGYAHGLIQPSSCLK; encoded by the exons ATGGAAATGAAgaagcccatgaattttcttctctttcttctcttcctcttcttcagcCCATCTACTGGTAGTTCAATCTATAATGTGGTCAGCTTAGGGGCCAGGCCCAACATCAGGACCGACTCGGCCCATGCGTTCCTCCAGGCATGGGCAATGGCTTGTGGTTCCGCTAACCCGGCCACAATCTATGTACCCCCGGGACAATATTATCTAGGCCAGGCCCATTTTGTTGGAAATTGCAGGAACACTGATATTACAATACAAATCGACGGAACCCTTGTTGCTCCGGCTAATTATCGTGTTGTCGGCAATGCCGGAAGCTGGATTATGTTCGAGGGAGTTGTTGGGGTTTCAATCTACGGCGGGACCATCGACGGGCAAGGGAGTGGTTTTTGGGCTTGCAAAGCTTCCGGAAATACGTGCCCAGATGGAGCTACA AATTTAGGCTTCACAAACTCAAAAAATATTGTTATCAATGGATTAAAATCACTAAACAGTCAAATGTTTCACATTGTCATTGACCGCTGTGAAAATGTTAACATACAAAAGGTGATGGTCATGGCTCCCGGGAACAGCCCCAACACCGATGGCATTCATGTAGAGATGTCAACGGATGTCACGATTAGTGGTGCCAACATCAGGACAGGAGATGATTGCATCTCAATCGGTCCAGGCACCTCTAACTTGTGGATCGAAAGCATTGCCTGCGGACCCGGTCATGGCATCAG TATTGGAAGTCTTGGCTGGAATCTCAAAGAACCAGGGGTACAGAATGTGACAGTTAAAACAGTTACTTTCTCAGGTAGCCAGAATGGGTTCAGAATTAAGTCATGGGCAAGGCCCAGTTATGGATTTGTCAAAGGTGTCCTTTTCCAAGATGGCATCATGGAGAATGTCAATAATCCCATTATAATTGACCAAAATTACTGCCCACATGGTGAAGATTGCCCTGGACAG GTTTCAGGGGTGAAGATTAGTGAGGTCACCTACAAGAACATTCACGGAACATCGGCGACTGAAGTAGCTATGAAATTTGACTGTAGCTCTCAGAATCCATGCAGTGGGATTGAATTGGAAGATGTGAATCTTACTTATCAAAATCAAATAGCAACATCATCTTGCACCAATGCAGTTGGCTATGCTCATGGTCTTATTCAACCATCAAGTTGTTTAAAATGA
- the LOC122083814 gene encoding uncharacterized protein LOC122083814, with protein sequence MASGGIKGYYRQRKSGVSKSPAKPKLKPKSSAKKLSKAAATFGSDGAQTSALISHGSLDLQGDYDENEDLLRQFDMNMAYGPCIGMGRLDRWERANSLGLDPPKEVGDLLKRGKVGLECLWDGRV encoded by the exons ATGGCGTCTGGAGGAATCAAAGGCTATTACAGACAGAGGAAGAGCGGCGTTAGTAAATCTCCTGCAAAacccaaattgaaaccaaagtCTTCCGCCAAGAAATTATCAAAGGCCGCTGCAACCTTCGGCTCTGATGGTGCTCAAACGTCCGCCCTCATCTCTCACGGTTCCCTCGACCTTCAAg GTGATTATGATGAGAATGAGGATTTGTTGAGGCAGTTTGACATGAACATGGCGTATGGGCCCTGCATTGGGATGGGTCGATTGGATCGATGGGAGCGTGCCAATAGTCTTGGTTTGGACCCGCCTAAAGAAGTAGGGGATCTTTTGAAGCGAGGTAAAGTTGGGCTGGAATGCTTGTGGGATGGTCGTGTTTAG
- the LOC122084637 gene encoding pentatricopeptide repeat-containing protein At2g33760 — protein MSEVQKQQLATALTHQMYVPSSPPHSLTYETLLKAGSHLRPLQQVHAHIIISGLHHNRALLTKLITLACSAGSIAYTRQLFFFVPNPDSFLFNSIIRASSRSGFPLDSIVFYQRMIRAGQLRSNYTFTAIIKSCADIAALRLGKVIHSHVLASGFGSDPYVQASLVTFYAKSSDLVAARKVFDKIPERTIIAWNSMISGYEQNGFAKEAVELFYQMLEMRVEPDSATLVSLLSACSQLGALDLGQWVNDYIVDNGFSVNVVLGTSLINMYARCGNVTKARQVFNGMLERNVVAWTAMISGYGMHGYGSQAIELFYQMRNNGPPPNDVTFVSVLSACAHSGLVNEGRQVFLCMSRDYGFMPRMEHHVCMVDLLGRAGFLNEAIQYIEEIIPGEPAPAVWTAMLGACKMHKNFILGVKVAECLLKLEPDNPGHYVLLSNIYASAGRMDRVERVRNMMIRKHLKKQVGYSLIDINFVTHMFCMGDKSHPQTTEIYQYLDELIWKSKEAGYVPESDSVMHELEEEEREFAVRFHSEKLAVAFGLMNTHHGMLIRIVKNLRMCADCHSAIKFISIVANREIIVRDKHRFHHFKHGSCSCQDYW, from the coding sequence ATGTCAGAAGTGCAGAAGCAGCAGTTAGCTACTGCTCTAACCCACCAAATGTATGTACCATCTTCACCTCCGCACTCGTTAACCTATGAAACCCTCTTAAAAGCAGGGTCTCATCTCAGGCCCCTGCAGCAAGTACATGCCCACATTATCATTTCTGGTCTCCACCACAATCGAGCCCTACTCACCAAGCTGATAACTTTGGCCTGTTCTGCTGGCTCAATTGCCTACACTCGTCAGCTTTTCTTCTTTGTCCCCAATCCCGACTCATTTCTCTTTAACTCAATCATCAGAGCCtcttccagatctggttttccTCTTGATTCAATTGTGTTCTACCAACGTATGATCCGTGCTGGACAATTACGATCAAATTACACCTTCACAGCCATTATTAAGTCCTGTGCTGATATAGCGGCACTGAGACTTGGTAAAGTCATACATTCTCATGTTTTGGCTTCTGGGTTTGGTTCAGACCCCTACGTTCAAGCTTCCCTTGTAACTTTTTATGCAAAATCCAGTGATTTAGTAGCTGCCagaaaagtgtttgataaaatccCTGAAAGAACCATCATTGCCTGGAATTCGATGATTTCTGGTTATGAGCAAAATGGTTTTGCTAAAGAAGCAGTTGAATTGTTCTACCAGATGCTGGAAATGAGGGTGGAACCAGACTCAGCGACTTTGGTGAGTCTGTTGTCTGCTTGTTCTCAATTGGGAGCTCTTGATTTGGGTCAATGGGTAAATGATTATATTGTTGACAATGGTTTTAGCGTTAATGTAGTTCTAGGCACTTCTTTGATTAACATGTATGCCAGATGTGGTAATGTGACCAAAGCTCGACAAGTTTTCAATGGGATGCTTGAACGAAATGTTGTGGCTTGGACAGCTATGATTTCTGGATATGGTATGCATGGTTATGGTAGCCAAGCCATTGAACTTTTTTATCAAATGAGGAACAATGGGCCACCACCAAACGATGTCACGTTTGTGTCAGTCTTGTCTGCATGTGCCCACTCAGGGTTAGTAAATGAGGGGCGTCAAGTATTCTTGTGCATGAGCCGGGATTATGGGTTCATGCCGAGGATGGAGCATCATGTTTGCATGGTTGATTTGCTGGGACGTGCTGGTTTTCTGAATGAAGCAATTCAGTACATAGAGGAAATTATACCTGGGGAGCCAGCACCTGCGGTGTGGACAGCAATGCTTGGGGCCTGCAAGATGCacaaaaatttcattcttgGAGTGAAAGTGGCCGAATGTCTACTGAAACTAGAACCTGATAATCCTGGGCATTATGTGTTGCTTTCAAACATTTATGCATCAGCAGGAAGGATGGATCGAGTGGAAAGAGTAAGAAACATGATGATACGTAAACACCTAAAAAAGCAAGTTGGCTATAGCTTAATAGACATCAATTTTGTGACGCACATGTTTTGCATGGGTGATAAGTCCCATCCACAGACTACTGAAATCTATCAATATCTTGATGAGTTGATATGGAAGTCCAAGGAAGCAGGTTATGTACCAGAATCTGATTCAGTGATGCATGAActggaagaagaggagagagaatttgctGTTAGATTCCATAGTGAGAAGCTTGCAGTAGCATTTGGTCTCATGAACACCCACCATGGGATGCTAATCAGGATAGTGAAAAACCTTCGCATGTGTGCTGATTGCCATTCCGCAATCAAGTTCATCTCAATTGTTGCTAACAGGGAAATTATTGTTCGAGATAAGCATCGATTCCACCATTTCAAACATGGGTCGTGTTCTTGCCAGGATTACTGGTAA